A stretch of DNA from Candidatus Gorgyraea atricola:
CTGCTTCTTTCTGACGAAAGAGCCCACCAGACAAAACAGAACGAGTATTATTAATATGCCTGCAGCTGCAGCGCCTCCTATGACCTTGACTTTTTCCATCTCAAGGTCCAGCTTAAACTGCGGCTGCCTTTTCTTACGCATCTCCTCCGGCAATAAATTTATCTCTATCATATCACTGCCTCAGCGCCAGGCCGATTGCTACTGCAAATAAGGCCGGCGATCCTTCTGGCTCGCTAACAGGACCCGCTAATGAAACAGCCTCAAACGGATCCCACATCACTACAGGTAAGCCTAAATTATCTTTAAGAAAATCCAGCATATTAAAGAGATACGAAGTCCCGCCGCTTATGTAGACCTTTTCAACGCCCCTGCCGAACTGACTTTCAAAATAATCAAAAGACATCCGCATCTGCGACGAGAGCCTTTCAAGCACAGGATTAATAACGCTTATCACTTCTTCCCTTTTCTCAGCAGGGTTCTTCTTTAATGCCTCCGCGTCTTCCAGGCTGAGCGCCATTGCATCCCTGATCCTTTTTGTAATATCTGCGCCGCCCCACAATATATCCCTTGTAAAATATACATTTCCCTTTGTTACGATATTCATATTGGAAAAACGCTCACCCATATTGATAAGACCGTATGCCGCGTCTTCCTTTTTCTCTGCCGCTGCATGGAAACAATTTAAAAATGCAAAACTGTCTACGTCTATAGTGCCTATCTCGAGTCCAAAATTTTTAAAAAGCTCTATCAGTCTATCCACTTCCGGCTTCTTTGCCGCGACCAGCAAAACCCTTTGACTCCCGGAACTCGTCTTGTCAAGCACCGCACAATCTATTATGGACTGATCTATGTCAAATGGTATATACTTCCCTGCCTCGAACTTTATTGCGCTTTCTATCTCTTCTTTTTTCATGGGCGGCATCTCGATGTAGCGCACTATCACTGACGGGCCTGCGAGTGAGACATTTACACGCTTCAAAGACAGCTTTGCCTGGCCCAGCAGTGTCTTGAGCGCTGAGGCTGGATTTCCATCAGCTACAGACGTGATGAGACACTTGGAGACTACAGGCTTGCCTTTTTTATGCTCCAGCTCCACTAACTTTACATTATATTGCCCGAGATCTATTCCAATGACTTTTTTCACTCTATAGCTCCTATATATAAAAAATATTTAATATATACTTACCACATTTATTGCACTACTGGATCATTTACGCTTGCCGGACCATTAGGATTTGCTTTTATTATGCTGGACTCATCAGAAAAAAAGTATCTCGTGCCTGTTTTTCCAGCAGAAACAGGATTGGCATTCAATGTAAAGGTCTCGCTGTCAACAAGGGCATAATTAAACGTATAGCCCTGCTTTGTGCCACTGGCAAGTATAGTATCAATGTATGGCGGAATAGAAATCGGCGGAACAAGATCCAACATGCTAGATGGATAGGCATGCGGGTAAGAACTCGCGTAAAAGTTCTGTGCCGCAGTAACAACGGTCCTGCATGAAGCCACTGCAGCCATCTCATTCGCATTATGCCTGGCGCGCAATACGCTAGAAATAGCCAAGGTCGCAAGCGTCATAACCACTGCGACAACTATCATTATTTCAACTAGGGTAAACCCCTGACGCCCTTTCATTTATAACAAATCTATACTAATATAGACAAAAAGTCAATAAAAAAAAGTGCCACGTACTAATTTTCCATCGTACGTGGCACTATAACAAAACAGAAAAAGTAGACCAGGTTTAAACCTGGTCTACTTTTTTATTCCTTACTAATTATTCTATCGGTACGCCAGCAGCATTAGTAAGTCTGATAACACCGCTCTCATCCACGAAAAATACTCGCGTACCTGTTGTCCCGCTGACAGCTGGTGAAGCAGTGCATGTAAACTGGTTCGCGTTTACAAGTACATAGGCATAAAAATACCCTTGCTTTGCATTCGCGGCCGCAGTTGCTCCTCCAAGTCCTCCATCGATGTATGCTGGAGTCGCTCCACTAAGCGCTGCTAAGTTAGCAGGATACGTGGGTGGCGTCTGCGCTGAACGGAAGCTCTCGCATGCAGTGCTAATGGTTCGGCTAGCTGCAATAGATGCTGCTTCGTTAGCGTTGTGCCTTGCTCGTAGCAAATTCGGTATGGCAATTGCTGCCAATAAAGATATGATTGCGACGACTATCATGATCTCTACGAGCGTGAAACCATGCCTTTCTCTTAATTTAAGCATATTTCATCCTCCTTTCCTTTAGTGTGCAAAAAGTATATCATGCGATATGCGGTTTGTCAAGGCAGGGTCGGCCTCCGCAACCCCGGAGGTTCTTTATATATTAGACACATTTGGGAGGGTGGTTTCTTTCAAATTTTTTTGAAATATTTATAAGGAGGGTTAAAAATGTGAAATGTGTAGGCCTACTTCTAGATACCTAGATATTATGTATAAAACCTTTTGCTCTCTTGAGAATTTCGGGTATAAAAGGTACCCCGATAATAAAACTACGCATCATCTTGTTCTCAGGTTTATTTCTAATTCTAATCATGTCGCCGTTTTTGTCTTTAATAATGTAATCTATAATATATAGGCCGCGTTTCGTTTTCTGTCCTTGATTATTTAAGCCGTTCCATTTTAATCTATATTTACCAACACCTTTTGACAAGTTATTAAAACTTCTGACTTCTTTGCCTTCTATATTATAAATCCTTATCTCTAGGCTTTCAATAGACTCATCTATGCTATAAGGGATAGT
This window harbors:
- the pilM gene encoding type IV pilus assembly protein PilM, which codes for MKKVIGIDLGQYNVKLVELEHKKGKPVVSKCLITSVADGNPASALKTLLGQAKLSLKRVNVSLAGPSVIVRYIEMPPMKKEEIESAIKFEAGKYIPFDIDQSIIDCAVLDKTSSGSQRVLLVAAKKPEVDRLIELFKNFGLEIGTIDVDSFAFLNCFHAAAEKKEDAAYGLINMGERFSNMNIVTKGNVYFTRDILWGGADITKRIRDAMALSLEDAEALKKNPAEKREEVISVINPVLERLSSQMRMSFDYFESQFGRGVEKVYISGGTSYLFNMLDFLKDNLGLPVVMWDPFEAVSLAGPVSEPEGSPALFAVAIGLALRQ
- a CDS encoding type II secretion system protein produces the protein MKGRQGFTLVEIMIVVAVVMTLATLAISSVLRARHNANEMAAVASCRTVVTAAQNFYASSYPHAYPSSMLDLVPPISIPPYIDTILASGTKQGYTFNYALVDSETFTLNANPVSAGKTGTRYFFSDESSIIKANPNGPASVNDPVVQ
- a CDS encoding type II secretion system protein, encoding MLKLRERHGFTLVEIMIVVAIISLLAAIAIPNLLRARHNANEAASIAASRTISTACESFRSAQTPPTYPANLAALSGATPAYIDGGLGGATAAANAKQGYFYAYVLVNANQFTCTASPAVSGTTGTRVFFVDESGVIRLTNAAGVPIE